One part of the Pelagicoccus sp. SDUM812003 genome encodes these proteins:
- a CDS encoding biopolymer transporter ExbD → MARSFHRKRSLEPNSELNVTALIDLGFALLIIFMISTPLIEKEQVMEVDLPVASPSKAQAQPDNVDIVVVNDGYRVDGNLIGEPELEQELARFASMGKPPVLSIRADADTRYQNVVRLLDLLKEYKLSKINLVTRPEE, encoded by the coding sequence ATGGCTCGATCCTTTCATAGAAAACGCTCTCTGGAGCCGAATTCGGAGCTCAATGTCACCGCGTTGATCGACCTGGGATTCGCGTTGCTGATCATCTTCATGATCAGTACGCCGCTTATCGAGAAGGAGCAGGTGATGGAAGTGGACCTTCCGGTGGCCAGTCCAAGCAAGGCCCAGGCTCAGCCGGACAATGTGGACATCGTGGTGGTCAACGACGGCTATCGCGTGGACGGCAATCTGATCGGAGAGCCCGAGCTGGAGCAGGAGCTCGCTCGTTTCGCCAGCATGGGCAAACCGCCGGTACTGAGCATCCGAGCGGATGCGGACACGCGCTACCAGAACGTGGTGCGCTTGCTCGACTTGCTGAAGGAGTATAAGTTGTCCAAGATCAACCTGGTCACGCGACCGGAGGAGTAG
- the dctP gene encoding TRAP transporter substrate-binding protein DctP: protein MLRKFVSFCLAALALLAMTACGPTGQPETVSWRLQTHSYRGSVDFAALQTFAENVARMSEGRFTISIHEGGELANGPDIFRAVSDGRIEMGNGWPNWWSGQHPAWAVMNAGPFDFMNLDASMMFFFEGKGTELANELSLPLGVIWRPAWWSGMEFGLLSKTPIYGLDDLEGKRMRFGPGLPSEVMAEASGAYTIPLVPQEILPALRDGSIEMVEWANPSGVLDLGIHEECRYALIPAIWQPSVLSDFLINEEAYGRLSPDLQQILESAMRDFSLKATLESKLSDFAAIESMKEMGMELNVWSDSDIQRWRRANDTIVERYRREDEFSKRLIDAKQAFKARYDSYYEFYQAYE from the coding sequence ATGCTCCGCAAGTTCGTTTCCTTCTGCCTCGCCGCCCTCGCTTTGCTGGCCATGACTGCGTGCGGCCCCACCGGCCAGCCGGAAACCGTTTCCTGGCGTCTGCAGACCCACTCCTATCGAGGAAGCGTCGACTTCGCGGCTTTGCAAACCTTTGCCGAAAACGTCGCCAGAATGTCCGAAGGACGTTTCACGATCTCCATCCACGAGGGAGGAGAGCTGGCAAACGGGCCCGACATCTTCCGCGCGGTTTCGGACGGTAGGATCGAGATGGGAAACGGCTGGCCCAACTGGTGGTCCGGTCAGCATCCCGCCTGGGCGGTCATGAACGCAGGGCCGTTCGACTTCATGAATCTGGACGCGTCGATGATGTTTTTCTTCGAAGGGAAAGGTACCGAGTTGGCCAACGAGCTCTCCCTCCCTCTGGGCGTGATCTGGAGACCTGCTTGGTGGTCAGGCATGGAGTTTGGGCTGCTTTCGAAAACGCCGATCTATGGTCTCGACGATCTCGAGGGAAAACGCATGCGCTTCGGGCCGGGGCTACCCAGCGAGGTCATGGCGGAAGCCTCCGGAGCCTACACCATCCCGCTCGTGCCTCAGGAAATCCTGCCTGCGCTGAGGGATGGCAGCATCGAAATGGTCGAATGGGCGAACCCAAGCGGCGTGCTGGATCTGGGAATCCACGAGGAATGCCGCTACGCCTTGATTCCCGCCATTTGGCAGCCGTCCGTGCTGTCGGATTTTCTCATAAACGAGGAAGCGTATGGCCGCCTTTCTCCCGACCTACAGCAGATTCTGGAATCCGCCATGCGCGACTTCTCTTTGAAAGCGACGCTCGAATCAAAGCTATCCGATTTCGCGGCGATCGAAAGCATGAAGGAAATGGGCATGGAGCTAAACGTCTGGAGCGACAGCGACATTCAGCGCTGGCGCCGGGCGAACGACACCATCGTCGAGCGCTATCGTCGAGAGGACGAATTCTCAAAACGCCTCATCGATGCGAAACAAGCCTTCAAGGCTCGTTACGATTCCTACTACGAATTCTATCAAGCGTATGAGTAG
- the tmk gene encoding dTMP kinase, with translation MTDAETLTGKLFTFEGSEGSGKSTQIDLLAEELTGMGHEVVVTREPGGTVIGEEIRHLLIHSSSGQNMTPETELLLFAAARAQLVRELILPELQKGSIVLCDRFLDSTTVYQGAARSISSDPVAYINQFAVGPVTPHLTFILDVPAEESIRRVKRRVTDLPDRMEQENIDFYNKVREGYLLLARSLPERYYVVDGTLSLEENREDILKTVLDNL, from the coding sequence ATGACTGACGCGGAAACCTTGACCGGAAAACTGTTCACATTCGAAGGCTCCGAAGGGAGCGGCAAGTCGACCCAGATCGACCTGCTCGCGGAAGAGCTCACCGGCATGGGCCACGAAGTGGTGGTCACCCGCGAACCTGGCGGCACCGTGATCGGCGAGGAGATTCGCCATCTGCTGATCCATAGCTCCAGTGGCCAGAACATGACACCGGAAACCGAGCTGCTGCTCTTCGCGGCGGCTCGCGCTCAGCTGGTACGGGAGCTGATCCTGCCGGAGCTGCAAAAAGGCTCCATCGTGCTTTGCGATCGCTTCCTCGACTCCACCACCGTCTATCAAGGAGCGGCCCGCAGCATCTCCAGCGATCCGGTGGCCTACATCAACCAGTTCGCCGTCGGTCCCGTCACCCCTCACCTCACCTTCATCCTGGACGTGCCGGCGGAAGAATCCATTCGCCGCGTGAAGCGCCGCGTGACCGACCTTCCCGACCGCATGGAGCAGGAGAACATCGACTTCTACAACAAGGTGCGCGAAGGCTACCTGCTGCTGGCGCGTTCCCTGCCCGAACGCTACTACGTGGTCGACGGCACCCTTTCGCTCGAGGAGAATCGCGAGGACATCCTCAAAACCGTTCTAGACAACCTCTAG
- a CDS encoding protein-L-isoaspartate O-methyltransferase, with translation MTDTESALAQSVRERQQTLLHTTQRFFGKTPIPKAIRQAFLDTPRHRFVPRFYSSRRGSWIELSRSDLKDHLDELYADHPLSIFRDENGRTLSTISQPSLVLYMLDLLELEPGMSVFELGGGSGWNAAMLGRLVGSRGRVLSVEIIEELARSAQASIDAMNLPQVTIAAGDGSQALAEDAPFDRGVFTASAWDLPSCFFQQIAANGLLLLVVKIQPGCDLLALLQKSDHARFDSKLHMPCSFVSVTGSCVVPEYAPVPEAQFAELGAPHEVSWAQMKIPSEAISDFIAFARIAHDCQRSYLIDDPDLGFAEEFAGIERSRGGSLALFNEDRVLSYGEEEALIALRRAGKRWMKAGQPNLEDLKLSILRHDESPELSNDQWLVKRGQSQLLWSL, from the coding sequence GTGACCGATACCGAATCCGCTCTCGCCCAATCCGTGCGCGAACGCCAGCAAACGCTGCTTCACACCACCCAACGCTTCTTTGGAAAAACCCCGATACCGAAAGCGATCCGTCAGGCCTTTCTGGATACGCCGCGCCATCGCTTCGTGCCGCGCTTCTATTCCTCGAGGCGCGGATCATGGATCGAACTCTCGCGAAGCGACCTGAAAGACCACCTGGACGAGCTCTACGCGGACCATCCGCTGTCCATTTTCCGCGACGAAAACGGCCGTACCCTATCCACCATCTCCCAACCTTCCCTCGTCCTCTACATGCTGGATCTGCTGGAGCTCGAACCCGGGATGAGCGTTTTCGAGCTCGGCGGCGGAAGCGGATGGAACGCAGCCATGCTGGGTCGACTGGTGGGAAGTCGTGGCCGCGTCCTGAGCGTGGAGATCATCGAGGAACTCGCTCGCAGCGCTCAAGCATCCATCGACGCGATGAACCTGCCGCAAGTCACCATCGCCGCGGGCGACGGCAGCCAAGCTCTCGCGGAGGACGCGCCCTTCGACCGGGGAGTCTTCACCGCAAGCGCCTGGGACCTGCCGAGCTGCTTTTTCCAGCAAATCGCTGCCAACGGCCTGCTGCTCCTAGTGGTGAAGATCCAGCCGGGTTGCGACCTGCTGGCCCTGCTTCAAAAATCGGACCATGCCCGTTTCGATAGCAAACTCCACATGCCTTGCAGCTTCGTCTCCGTGACGGGTTCGTGCGTGGTTCCTGAATACGCTCCAGTGCCAGAAGCGCAGTTCGCCGAACTCGGAGCTCCGCACGAGGTCAGCTGGGCCCAAATGAAGATCCCGAGCGAAGCGATTTCGGACTTCATCGCCTTCGCCCGCATCGCGCACGATTGCCAGCGCTCCTACCTGATCGACGATCCCGATCTCGGCTTCGCCGAGGAGTTCGCGGGAATCGAACGATCGCGCGGTGGCAGTCTCGCCCTCTTCAACGAAGACCGAGTCCTGAGCTACGGCGAGGAAGAGGCGTTGATCGCCCTGCGACGCGCTGGCAAGCGCTGGATGAAAGCCGGCCAGCCGAATTTGGAGGATCTGAAGCTCAGCATCCTGCGCCACGACGAATCGCCCGAACTCAGCAACGACCAATGGCTGGTCAAACGGGGGCAAAGCCAGCTGCTCTGGAGCCTCTAG
- a CDS encoding PfkB family carbohydrate kinase yields MDYRQRALQELSEKRSKQAGKRVLVGLDGFVDTILHLVAKRTGKGEDFTRMDTISDFGARINAAAGKSTNIEMFPKMEKLGGNGPIMANAMVAAGYPLRYIGSLGNPNIHPVFQDFAAKTNALSISEPGLTNAIEFTDGKIMMGITKYLEDITYDAIVEAMGEGALLDELSRCSMIALVNWTMIPNMTQIFEDLLSKALPSLPPLDGGRSFFFDLADPEKRSTGELVNALRVIGKFQSFGNAVLGLNLAEGQQVSRAFGIQETGEDAESLQAMAAAIRRELGLKMVVVHPKERAACATKDGEWCVEGPYEPNPKITTGAGDHFNAGFMSAQQLGLSPEACLTVGVSFSGFYVRTAKSPSLNDIDSFLRNW; encoded by the coding sequence ATGGACTATCGCCAACGAGCACTACAGGAACTCTCGGAAAAACGCAGCAAGCAAGCTGGCAAGCGCGTCCTCGTCGGATTGGATGGATTTGTGGATACGATCCTCCACCTCGTTGCCAAGCGTACTGGCAAAGGGGAAGACTTCACCCGCATGGACACGATCTCCGACTTCGGAGCGCGCATCAACGCGGCCGCCGGCAAAAGCACCAACATCGAGATGTTCCCGAAGATGGAGAAGCTGGGAGGAAACGGCCCCATCATGGCCAACGCCATGGTCGCGGCCGGCTACCCGCTTCGCTACATCGGCTCGCTAGGCAATCCGAACATCCATCCGGTCTTCCAGGATTTCGCCGCCAAGACCAACGCCCTCTCCATCTCCGAACCCGGTCTGACCAACGCCATCGAGTTCACCGACGGCAAGATCATGATGGGCATCACCAAGTACCTCGAAGACATCACCTACGATGCCATCGTCGAGGCCATGGGCGAAGGAGCGCTGCTCGACGAGCTCTCGCGCTGCTCCATGATCGCGCTCGTCAACTGGACCATGATCCCGAACATGACCCAGATCTTCGAAGACCTGCTTTCCAAAGCCCTGCCAAGCCTGCCGCCGCTCGATGGCGGACGCTCCTTCTTCTTCGACCTGGCCGATCCTGAGAAGCGCTCCACCGGCGAATTGGTGAACGCCTTGCGCGTCATCGGAAAATTCCAAAGCTTCGGCAATGCGGTGCTCGGGCTCAATCTGGCGGAAGGCCAGCAGGTCAGCAGAGCCTTCGGCATCCAGGAAACAGGGGAAGACGCGGAATCGCTCCAGGCCATGGCAGCCGCGATACGACGCGAGCTGGGTCTCAAAATGGTGGTGGTGCACCCGAAGGAACGAGCCGCGTGCGCCACTAAGGATGGCGAATGGTGCGTGGAAGGACCTTACGAACCCAATCCAAAAATCACCACCGGAGCAGGCGACCATTTCAACGCCGGCTTCATGAGCGCCCAGCAGCTCGGCCTTTCCCCGGAAGCCTGCCTCACCGTCGGCGTGAGCTTCTCCGGCTTCTACGTCAGAACCGCTAAGAGTCCGAGCCTAAACGATATCGACAGCTTCCTTCGCAACTGGTAA
- a CDS encoding ion transporter yields MPETESTPDHWSAFRERCRRIIFHSNEFGEKLFDVLLIVSISMSVVVVMLESVRSIRASYGPSLYALEWGFTVLFTLEYIVRIYVSKKPLQYIFSFFGIVDFISILPTYLDLIYPGAHYLMLFRALRVLRIFRVLKMVNYVGEANLLYRAIWASGRKIVVFIFFVLTLVLILGSIMYLIEGPEHGFTSIPKSVYWAIVTLTTVGYGDISPQTALGQVFASLIMIIGYGVIAVPTGIVTAELTLAARDQRREGAKGACKRCGEVEHRVGARYCHVCGESLRS; encoded by the coding sequence ATGCCCGAGACCGAGTCCACGCCCGATCACTGGTCGGCGTTCAGGGAGCGCTGCAGACGGATCATTTTCCATTCGAACGAGTTCGGGGAGAAGCTTTTCGACGTGCTGCTGATCGTCTCGATCTCGATGAGCGTGGTCGTGGTGATGCTGGAGAGCGTGCGCAGCATTCGGGCGAGCTATGGTCCCAGCCTGTACGCGCTGGAGTGGGGCTTTACGGTATTGTTCACCCTGGAGTACATCGTACGGATCTACGTATCGAAAAAGCCCTTACAATACATTTTCAGCTTTTTCGGCATCGTGGATTTCATTTCCATCCTGCCTACCTATTTGGATCTGATCTACCCTGGAGCGCACTATTTGATGCTGTTTCGGGCCTTGCGGGTGCTGCGCATCTTTCGGGTGCTGAAAATGGTGAACTACGTGGGCGAGGCGAATCTGCTCTACCGGGCGATCTGGGCCAGCGGACGCAAGATCGTGGTGTTCATCTTCTTCGTGCTCACTCTGGTACTGATCCTTGGTTCCATCATGTACCTGATCGAGGGGCCGGAGCATGGGTTCACCAGCATTCCCAAGAGCGTGTACTGGGCGATCGTCACCTTGACCACGGTGGGCTACGGAGACATCTCTCCGCAAACCGCGCTGGGACAGGTGTTCGCCTCGCTGATCATGATCATCGGCTATGGGGTGATCGCGGTGCCAACGGGGATCGTGACCGCGGAGTTGACCTTGGCCGCTCGCGACCAGCGACGGGAGGGGGCCAAGGGCGCCTGCAAGCGTTGCGGGGAGGTGGAGCATCGGGTAGGAGCTCGGTATTGCCACGTCTGCGGCGAGTCCCTGCGTTCGTAG
- a CDS encoding TonB family protein, which translates to MEEIRLANMFYEQRGPLVFSASAHLVAVIVFAILGLVSPEKDPEELVFELVSPPSGGYAQETPLTPIDPIQYRSEQIDLPTEDEIVLPERPLVPVEIPEPVVERRPVVEQPKPVETKPVETPRMSLEDFRRMHGDEVKNVRAKPSPTSAPRIDLSKDLQQLQKSLNDLGLKSIPGVDVSSMSVSDQQTVANYLARLRAALKRMVERHPIPGTPLRAVVSCDISGGGHISDVKLVRGSGDPVYDRKVMESFRKLRIFDAPPDNVGYSDVPFTFVQE; encoded by the coding sequence ATGGAAGAGATCAGGCTAGCGAACATGTTCTACGAGCAGAGGGGACCCTTGGTCTTCTCCGCCAGCGCCCACCTGGTCGCCGTGATCGTATTCGCGATTCTAGGGCTGGTTTCTCCGGAAAAGGATCCCGAGGAGCTGGTGTTCGAACTGGTCTCGCCTCCAAGCGGAGGATACGCTCAGGAGACGCCCTTGACGCCTATCGATCCGATCCAGTACCGAAGCGAACAGATAGATCTGCCGACCGAGGACGAGATCGTATTGCCGGAGCGCCCTCTGGTGCCGGTTGAGATTCCAGAGCCGGTAGTGGAGCGGAGACCGGTGGTGGAGCAGCCGAAGCCGGTCGAAACCAAGCCTGTGGAGACGCCCAGGATGTCGCTGGAGGATTTTCGCAGGATGCATGGAGATGAAGTGAAAAACGTTCGCGCCAAGCCCAGCCCCACCTCAGCTCCACGCATCGACTTGAGCAAGGATCTGCAGCAGCTTCAAAAGAGCCTGAACGACTTAGGGCTGAAGAGCATCCCCGGCGTGGACGTATCCTCCATGAGCGTGTCCGATCAGCAGACCGTGGCCAACTACCTGGCCCGTCTACGAGCCGCTTTGAAACGGATGGTCGAGCGGCACCCCATACCCGGCACGCCGCTGCGGGCCGTGGTGAGCTGCGACATTTCAGGGGGAGGACACATTTCGGATGTGAAGCTCGTGCGCGGGAGCGGCGATCCGGTTTACGACCGCAAGGTCATGGAGTCCTTCCGCAAGCTGCGCATTTTCGATGCTCCGCCCGACAACGTAGGCTACTCGGACGTGCCGTTCACCTTCGTGCAGGAGTAG
- a CDS encoding MotA/TolQ/ExbB proton channel family protein: MKFVERIAALAFKQESAFHRLTVIVSFPVLIAQSASLFTYFSQSNLAGKCIILALAFFSICAWAVMIGKYWELKKLRLLNLGFEQSLHRQPSILNPPGTFKAPRQVPYAALYSDAIEAYQRIKAKNGESSEQLRAARVEHVENALQRALANKTLSYESSMVFLATIVSGAPFFGLLGTVWGVMDAFGSIGLQSSATLQNLAPGVSGALLTTVAGLCVAIPSVFGYNYLLSRTKVLVTELENFASALADVIELESR, translated from the coding sequence GTGAAATTTGTTGAACGGATCGCCGCGCTTGCGTTCAAACAGGAGTCGGCCTTCCATCGGTTAACCGTTATCGTCTCCTTCCCCGTGCTCATCGCCCAGTCCGCAAGCCTTTTCACCTACTTCAGCCAGAGCAACCTGGCTGGCAAATGCATCATTCTCGCCCTCGCTTTTTTCAGCATCTGCGCCTGGGCGGTCATGATCGGCAAGTATTGGGAGCTCAAGAAGCTCCGCTTGCTCAATCTCGGATTCGAGCAGTCGCTGCATCGTCAGCCGTCGATACTCAATCCGCCGGGCACCTTCAAAGCGCCGCGGCAGGTTCCTTACGCCGCTCTCTACTCGGATGCCATCGAGGCCTATCAACGCATCAAAGCAAAGAACGGCGAGTCCTCGGAGCAGCTTCGAGCGGCCCGGGTGGAGCACGTGGAAAACGCCCTGCAGCGTGCCCTGGCCAACAAGACTCTTTCCTACGAGTCGAGCATGGTCTTTCTCGCGACCATCGTTTCCGGGGCTCCGTTCTTCGGATTGCTCGGCACGGTGTGGGGGGTGATGGACGCCTTCGGATCGATCGGGCTGCAGTCCTCCGCCACCTTGCAGAACCTAGCTCCGGGCGTTTCAGGCGCCTTGCTCACCACGGTCGCTGGCCTGTGCGTTGCCATACCTTCGGTTTTTGGATACAACTATCTGCTATCGCGTACCAAGGTTTTGGTGACGGAGCTGGAGAACTTCGCTAGCGCCCTGGCGGACGTGATCGAGCTGGAAAGCCGATAG
- a CDS encoding response regulator: MKKVLIVEDDSVDQFLARKVINRENPEVQCEFADDGDEALAILTSSNPTPDLVLLDINMPGMNGLSFLEAYNARLDASSSVPIAMLTSSDLESDRQKALSFSNVIEYLTKPITCESWKRLRDSFRGMFND; this comes from the coding sequence TTGAAAAAGGTACTCATAGTCGAAGACGATTCCGTCGACCAATTTCTGGCGCGGAAGGTCATCAACCGCGAAAACCCCGAGGTGCAGTGCGAATTCGCAGACGATGGAGACGAGGCTCTCGCTATCCTCACCTCGTCCAACCCGACTCCCGATCTGGTCTTGCTGGACATCAACATGCCCGGAATGAATGGCCTGAGCTTTCTGGAAGCGTACAACGCTCGGCTCGATGCCTCATCTTCGGTTCCGATCGCCATGCTCACCTCCTCCGATCTCGAGTCGGATCGGCAAAAGGCCCTCAGCTTCAGCAATGTGATCGAGTACCTCACCAAGCCGATCACCTGCGAAAGCTGGAAGCGGCTGCGCGACTCGTTTCGCGGCATGTTCAACGACTAG
- a CDS encoding HAMP domain-containing sensor histidine kinase: MSSLGTSADSSSEAQEPQGLDFRLKGSSLSHRLLLALILITLATMAIFVCIRYFITITSLEKDLATRAENIATRIANSVAPSVWDIYRKSYDRAFSQEVTNAILEAEFRDPYLKGIVVYGNFGHVFMELYKDASGELVSNKDLLEPDADLEGSYSAYVAIKNASMTTGNVRVFLSSDPSAKLIRDTLLIEIVQALVIATLFVVFLFFAIQKVLIAPLRELQLADAELKRANQRLETANKELEEFAYRSSHDLRSPLASSIGVIGLTKELIHENELSEALDCLEKVDTALNKLDRLVLDILQMTEMENMEDRGELTDLTHLVQESIQSVEHLKESKQISFEIDIESEPLKLHRIRLRNILDNLLSNAVKYSDVQEPLSRIRLSARTENDQLVLKIADNGLGIPEPYRKDIFTMFTRFHPRISRGSGLGLYLVKKSIERIGGTIHYAPLPKGSCFTLSIPIQNQGED, from the coding sequence ATGAGTAGCCTCGGGACGTCTGCAGATTCATCGAGCGAGGCGCAGGAACCGCAAGGGCTCGACTTCCGCCTCAAGGGCTCTTCGCTTTCGCACCGCCTTCTGCTGGCGCTCATCCTCATCACGCTGGCCACCATGGCCATCTTCGTTTGTATACGCTATTTCATTACGATAACTTCGCTTGAGAAGGACCTCGCGACACGCGCCGAAAACATAGCCACTCGCATCGCGAACTCCGTAGCCCCATCGGTTTGGGACATCTATCGCAAGAGCTACGATAGAGCATTTTCGCAAGAGGTGACCAACGCAATCCTGGAAGCCGAGTTTCGCGACCCCTACCTGAAAGGTATCGTGGTGTATGGAAATTTCGGGCACGTTTTCATGGAACTCTACAAAGACGCGTCGGGCGAACTGGTCTCGAACAAGGACCTTCTCGAACCGGACGCCGACCTGGAAGGCAGCTACAGCGCCTACGTCGCGATCAAGAACGCTTCCATGACCACTGGCAACGTGCGCGTGTTCCTCAGCTCGGACCCGTCCGCCAAGCTGATCCGCGACACCTTGCTCATCGAAATCGTGCAGGCTCTAGTGATCGCCACCCTCTTTGTAGTCTTCCTCTTTTTCGCGATTCAAAAGGTCCTCATCGCCCCGCTGCGCGAGCTCCAGCTGGCGGACGCCGAGCTGAAGCGGGCCAATCAGCGATTGGAAACCGCGAACAAGGAGCTCGAGGAGTTCGCCTACCGATCCTCTCACGATCTGAGATCTCCGCTGGCCTCCTCGATCGGCGTCATCGGACTGACCAAAGAGCTCATTCACGAAAACGAGCTGAGCGAAGCTTTGGACTGTTTGGAAAAAGTGGATACGGCCCTAAACAAGCTTGATCGACTGGTTCTCGACATTTTGCAAATGACCGAAATGGAAAACATGGAGGATCGAGGAGAGCTGACCGACCTCACTCATCTCGTTCAGGAAAGTATCCAAAGCGTGGAACATTTGAAGGAGAGCAAGCAAATCTCGTTCGAGATCGACATCGAGTCCGAGCCGCTGAAGCTGCACCGAATCCGCCTCAGAAACATTTTGGACAACCTGCTCTCCAACGCGGTGAAGTACTCGGACGTCCAAGAGCCCCTCAGTCGCATTCGCCTATCCGCAAGAACCGAAAACGATCAGCTGGTCCTGAAGATCGCCGACAATGGACTAGGGATTCCTGAGCCGTATCGTAAGGACATTTTCACCATGTTCACGAGGTTTCACCCTAGGATTTCACGGGGAAGCGGACTCGGACTTTATTTGGTGAAAAAAAGCATTGAGCGTATCGGCGGAACCATACACTACGCCCCTTTGCCCAAAGGCTCATGCTTCACTCTGAGCATTCCCATACAAAACCAAGGCGAGGATTGA
- a CDS encoding NAD(P)/FAD-dependent oxidoreductase, with protein sequence MFSKRRVDALVAGAGPVGMIAALTLARNGVDTTIVDGERRACTSRNNLIIHPQTLQLLDRLGFAERVIESGYRINTVLLYDDTQPRETVELNSLPIAFPYAISISQSDLEYVLEDELSQAGVQILWDHRVSSLEHDEQGVYVEVDRYGDRGTGYAVSHTERTIERTFHYQTKLLIAADGYNSLIRRFTHRKSALLGQDQYFVFFEFETDMDPNHAMRLSIHNDLATAQYPMLDGMARLAFQFEGLTLPSENRNKERSLLPDREQVPELLDDQHFKELIDRRVPWITGYINRIRYRAAVPFEKRYLIDPYQDRIFFIGDAARQFGPLGSLSLNLGMQEAETVACEFTRVQEWAKEGQLRLRELGRDMTAHWVNMADMDKNSTPIDMSDLWIARNRARILRALPATGHALEKLASQMFIHLKLGELAEA encoded by the coding sequence ATGTTTAGCAAACGAAGAGTCGACGCTCTCGTCGCAGGAGCCGGCCCGGTCGGCATGATCGCAGCGCTTACTCTGGCCCGAAACGGAGTCGATACCACCATCGTCGACGGCGAGCGTCGGGCCTGCACCAGCAGAAACAACCTGATCATCCACCCGCAGACCCTGCAGCTGCTCGATCGCCTCGGCTTCGCGGAGCGCGTCATCGAATCCGGATACCGCATCAATACGGTACTTCTCTACGACGACACGCAGCCACGCGAAACAGTCGAGCTCAACAGCCTGCCCATCGCCTTTCCCTACGCCATCTCGATTTCCCAATCGGACCTCGAATACGTGCTGGAAGACGAGCTATCCCAAGCGGGCGTTCAGATCCTCTGGGACCACCGCGTCTCCTCGCTCGAGCACGACGAGCAAGGCGTCTACGTCGAAGTCGATCGCTACGGGGACCGAGGGACCGGCTACGCCGTTTCGCACACCGAACGCACCATCGAACGCACCTTCCACTACCAGACCAAGCTGCTCATCGCCGCGGATGGATACAACTCGCTCATACGCCGATTCACCCATCGCAAAAGCGCCTTGCTCGGCCAGGACCAATACTTCGTGTTCTTCGAATTCGAAACGGATATGGATCCCAACCACGCCATGCGGCTGAGCATCCACAACGACCTCGCCACCGCCCAGTACCCGATGCTCGACGGCATGGCTCGCCTCGCCTTCCAATTCGAAGGCCTCACCCTGCCGTCCGAAAACCGAAACAAGGAACGCAGCCTGCTGCCGGACCGCGAGCAAGTGCCTGAGCTGCTCGACGATCAGCACTTCAAGGAACTGATCGACCGTCGGGTGCCATGGATAACTGGATACATCAACCGCATACGCTACCGGGCGGCGGTGCCGTTCGAAAAACGCTACCTGATCGATCCCTACCAGGATCGCATTTTCTTCATCGGCGACGCGGCCCGCCAGTTCGGCCCGCTAGGCAGCCTGAGCCTCAACCTCGGCATGCAGGAAGCGGAAACCGTGGCCTGCGAATTCACCCGGGTGCAGGAATGGGCCAAGGAAGGACAGCTGCGCCTGCGCGAGCTGGGACGAGACATGACTGCTCACTGGGTCAACATGGCGGACATGGATAAGAACTCGACCCCCATCGACATGTCCGACCTCTGGATCGCCCGCAATCGAGCTCGCATCCTGCGGGCTCTGCCCGCGACCGGCCACGCCCTGGAAAAGCTGGCCAGCCAGATGTTCATCCATCTGAAACTTGGAGAGCTCGCCGAGGCATAG